In Panicum virgatum strain AP13 chromosome 4N, P.virgatum_v5, whole genome shotgun sequence, a single window of DNA contains:
- the LOC120668473 gene encoding CRIB domain-containing protein RIC10-like isoform X2 — MVMTIKGIFRGLKIIAQIFIQREHEIEIGYPTDVRHVSHIGFGANGSCPSWMSEFRGAEDVMAAAAGGGASISSDAQSTQTSWASLVSAADLERPAGGVLPPAEVSTTDSSAVRDAAIAGTPSGAARKPTTRPKKARTPSPASRSSSWRSTGSSATACSDSGELLPAGLRAA; from the exons ATGGTGATGACGATAAAGGGCATCTTCAGAGGGTTGAAGATCATCGCTCAAATATTCA TACAGAGGGAGCATGAGATTGAGATCGGGTACCCTACGGACGTGAGGCATGTGTCGCACATAGGGTTCGGCGCTAACGGCTCCTGTCCAAGCTGG ATGAGTGAATTCAGAGGAGCAGAGGACGTaatggcggcagcagcaggaggaggagcatcCATAAGCTCTGATGCGCAGTCGACGCAGACCTCCTGGGCTTCCCTAG TGTCTGCTGcagacttggagcgaccggcaGGCGGCGTGCTGCCGCCGGCAGAGGTCTCCACCACCGACAGCTCCGCCGTGCGcgacgccgccatcgccggcacCCCAAGCGGCGCCGCGAGGAAGCCGACGACGAGGCCAAAGAAAGCCCGGACGCCGTCGCCAGCCTCGAGGTCGTCCTCATGGCGCTCCACGGGCTCGTCCGCCACCGCGTGCAGCgactccggcgagctgctccccGCCGGCCTGCGAGCCGCCTGA
- the LOC120668472 gene encoding 40S ribosomal protein S14: MSRRKTREPKEENVTLGPTVREGEFVFGVAHIFASFNDTFIHVTDLSGRETLVRITGGMKVKADRDESSPYAAMLAAQDVAARCKELGITALHIKLRATGGNKTKTPGPGAQSALRALARSGMKIGRIEDVTPVPTDSTRRKGGRRGRRL, from the exons TCGAGGAGGAAGACCAGGGAGCCCAAGGAGGAGAATGTCACCCTTGGCCCCACTGTCCGCGAAGGAGAGTTTGTCTTTGGAGTTGCTCACATCTTTGCATCCTTCAACGATACCTTCATT CATGTTACTGATTTGTCTGGGAGGGAAACTCTGGTTCGGATCACTG GTGGCATGAAGGTCAAGGCTGATCGTGATGAATCGTCACCTTATGCTGCTATGCTTGCAGCTCAAGATGTTGCAGCTCGTTGCAAG GAGCTTGGTATCACTGCACTGCACATTAAGCTTCGTGCAACCGGAGGCAACAAAACCAAGACTCCTGGGCCTGGTGCTCAGTCTGCTCTCAGGGCTCTTGCTCGTTCTGGCATGAAAATTGGGCGCATTG AGGATGTTACCCCAGTTCCCACTGACAGCACTCGCAGAAAGGGTGGTaggaggggaaggaggttgTAG
- the LOC120668473 gene encoding CRIB domain-containing protein RIC10-like isoform X3 produces the protein MVMTIKGIFRGLKIIAQIFTVQREHEIEIGYPTDVRHVSHIGFGANGSCPSWMSEFRGAEDVMAAAAGGGASISSDAQSTQTSWASLDLERPAGGVLPPAEVSTTDSSAVRDAAIAGTPSGAARKPTTRPKKARTPSPASRSSSWRSTGSSATACSDSGELLPAGLRAA, from the exons ATGGTGATGACGATAAAGGGCATCTTCAGAGGGTTGAAGATCATCGCTCAAATATTCA CAGTACAGAGGGAGCATGAGATTGAGATCGGGTACCCTACGGACGTGAGGCATGTGTCGCACATAGGGTTCGGCGCTAACGGCTCCTGTCCAAGCTGG ATGAGTGAATTCAGAGGAGCAGAGGACGTaatggcggcagcagcaggaggaggagcatcCATAAGCTCTGATGCGCAGTCGACGCAGACCTCCTGGGCTTCCCTAG acttggagcgaccggcaGGCGGCGTGCTGCCGCCGGCAGAGGTCTCCACCACCGACAGCTCCGCCGTGCGcgacgccgccatcgccggcacCCCAAGCGGCGCCGCGAGGAAGCCGACGACGAGGCCAAAGAAAGCCCGGACGCCGTCGCCAGCCTCGAGGTCGTCCTCATGGCGCTCCACGGGCTCGTCCGCCACCGCGTGCAGCgactccggcgagctgctccccGCCGGCCTGCGAGCCGCCTGA
- the LOC120668473 gene encoding CRIB domain-containing protein RIC10-like isoform X1 — translation MVMTIKGIFRGLKIIAQIFTVQREHEIEIGYPTDVRHVSHIGFGANGSCPSWMSEFRGAEDVMAAAAGGGASISSDAQSTQTSWASLVSAADLERPAGGVLPPAEVSTTDSSAVRDAAIAGTPSGAARKPTTRPKKARTPSPASRSSSWRSTGSSATACSDSGELLPAGLRAA, via the exons ATGGTGATGACGATAAAGGGCATCTTCAGAGGGTTGAAGATCATCGCTCAAATATTCA CAGTACAGAGGGAGCATGAGATTGAGATCGGGTACCCTACGGACGTGAGGCATGTGTCGCACATAGGGTTCGGCGCTAACGGCTCCTGTCCAAGCTGG ATGAGTGAATTCAGAGGAGCAGAGGACGTaatggcggcagcagcaggaggaggagcatcCATAAGCTCTGATGCGCAGTCGACGCAGACCTCCTGGGCTTCCCTAG TGTCTGCTGcagacttggagcgaccggcaGGCGGCGTGCTGCCGCCGGCAGAGGTCTCCACCACCGACAGCTCCGCCGTGCGcgacgccgccatcgccggcacCCCAAGCGGCGCCGCGAGGAAGCCGACGACGAGGCCAAAGAAAGCCCGGACGCCGTCGCCAGCCTCGAGGTCGTCCTCATGGCGCTCCACGGGCTCGTCCGCCACCGCGTGCAGCgactccggcgagctgctccccGCCGGCCTGCGAGCCGCCTGA
- the LOC120668471 gene encoding early nodulin-like protein 1 has protein sequence MARSPGLGLACFALVVAAASATQFRVGGQKGWSVPDAGFEPYNTWAGRLRFQIGDQLLFVYPKETDSVLLVDPAAYNACNVSSYLQKFNDGNTVFTLDRSGPFFFISGNEASCRANEKLIVVVLADRTGARTPPGAGAPPTMSPPSPAPLPSPSSPPPAAAPARSPSSPPPSGAAPLPAPAATPASPPSPAVSAPAPAPTTSSGSPPAPMAPAPSTTPGGGASQPPSTSANAPGAEGNATPPPPSASGTNTNAAAPGVAGLVGSLGAIIGYAMLAA, from the exons ATGGCGAGATCGCCGGGCCTGGGGCTCGCCTGCTTCGCGCTCGTGGTCGCGGCGGCCAGCGCGACGCAGTTCCGGGTTGGCGGCCAGAAAGGCTGGAGCGTGCCGGACGCCGGCTTCGAGCCCTACAACACCTGGGCGGGGAGGCTCCGCTTCCAGATCGGCGACCAGCTCC TGTTCGTGTACCCCAAGGAGACGGACTCGGTGCTCCTGGTGGACCCGGCGGCGTACAACGCGTGCAACGTCTCCTCGTACCTCCAGAAGTTCAACGACGGCAACACGGTGTTCACGCTCGACCGCTCgggccccttcttcttcatcagcGGCAACGAGGCCAGCTGCCGGGCCAACGAGAAGctcatcgtcgtcgtcctcgctgATCGCACCGGCGCGCGCACCCCGCCCGGGGCCGGGGCCCCGCCCACGATGTCCCCGCCGTCCCCCGCGCCTCTGCCGAGCCCGTCCTCGCCGCCTCCTGCGGCCGCGCCTGCGCGGAGCCCCTCGTCGCCACCACCCTCAGGCGCCGCCCCTctgccggcgcccgcggccaccccagcctcaccgccgtccccggcAGTTTCGGCTCCCGCGCCTGCTCCCACCACCTCCTCGGGCTCGCCACCGGCGCCCATGGCCCCGGCGCCGTCCACAACCCCGGGAGGTGGTGCGTCGCAGCCGCCGTCCACTTCCGCCAACGCGCCGGGCGCCGAGGGCAACgccacgccgcctccgccttccGCCAGCGGCACCAACACGAACGCCGCCGCTCCGGGGGTCGCTGGCTTGGTCGGCTCGCTCGGCGCCATCATCGGCTACGCCATGCTTGCTGCCTGA